A window from Mangifera indica cultivar Alphonso chromosome 2, CATAS_Mindica_2.1, whole genome shotgun sequence encodes these proteins:
- the LOC123203663 gene encoding kinesin-like protein KIN-1 — MSNITVCARFRPLSSKEKANYGNSVCIRGVDSETFIFKDEKDEDFKFSFDRVFYENSEQVDVYEFLALPIIRDAVNAINGTIITYGQTGAGKTYSMEGLGILESDERKKGLLQRAVNGLFDCIKSSEESVKYTIKFSMVEIYMEKVRDLLDLSKDNIQIKESRVQGILLSGVSEIPISDPADAMQTLSSGIANRAVGETQMNMASSRSHCIYIFTAQQELNKEKRVKAGKLVLVDLAGSEKVEKTGAEGKVLEEAKTINKSLSALGNVINALTCSPGKASHIPYRDSKLTRILQDALGGNSRTALLCCCSPSSSNASESFSTLRFGTRAKHIKASPRANCREENSARDNEASYATKDESSERILHQLRERLDVEDVKLLEELFIAEGIFFDPNSVEDLELAYEDVTFRTISSLKQAVEELTNSVEELSTENKVLKNRLAAQRIDVLRKEPEENGNSSFLHKILDLCKLASRVWPFSVVQTLTSKL, encoded by the exons ATGTCGAATATAACAGTCTGTGCTCGATTCAGGCCTTTAAGTTCGAAGGAGAAAGCTAATTATGGCAATAGTGTGTGCATTCGTGGTGTCGACTCTGAAACGTTCATTTTCAAG GATGAGAAGGATGAAGATTTTAAGTTCAGCTTCGATAGAGTGTTCTATGAGAATTCTGAGCAGGTTGATGTTTACGAATTTCTAGCTCTGCCTATTATTCGAG ATGCTGTTAATGCTATAAATGGGACCATCATCACTTATGGACAG ACAGGTGCTGGGAAGACATATAGCATGGAG GGTCTTGGCATCCTAGAATCTGATGAGCGTAAGAAAGGATTACTCCAGAGAGCAGTAAATGGACTATTTGACTGCATCAAATCGTCTGAAGAATCAGTCAAGTACACAATTAAGTTTTCAATG GTAGAGATTTACATGGAGAAAGTCAG GGACCTTTTAGATTTATCAAAGGACAACATACAGATTAAGGAAAGTAGAGTGCAAGGAATACTGTTATCTGGAGTATCAGAG ATTCCTATCTCAGACCCTGCAGATGCAATGCAAACCCTATCT AGTGGGATAGCAAACAGAGCAGTTGGAGAGACCC AAATGAACATGGCCAGCAGTAGAAGTCATTGTATCTACATATTCACAGCCCAGCAAGaactaaataaagaaaaaag GGTGAAAGCTGGAAAATTGGTTCTTGTGGACTTGGCAGGGTCTGAGAAAGTGGAGAAAACTGGTGCTGAAGGGAAAGTTCTTGAAGAAGCCAAGACCATCAACAAATCCCTTTCTGCCCTCGGGAATGTAATAAATGCTTTGACCTGTTCACCGGGAAAAGCTAGCCACATTCCATACCGTGATTCCAAGCTTACTCGGATTCTCCAAGATGCTCTT GGAGGAAACTCCAGGACTGCTCTGCTCTGTTGCTGCTCTCCAAGCTCTTCAAATGCATCAGAAAGTTTCTCCACTCTTCGCTTTGGCACAAG GGCAAAGCATATAAAGGCATCACCACGTGCCAATTGCAGGGAAGAAAATTCTGCCAGAGATAATGAAGCATCATATGCAACTAAAGACGAGTCAAGTGAGAGAATTTTACATCAG TTGAGGGAGAGACTGGATGTTGAAGATGTGAAGTTACTTGAAGAATTATTCATTGCGGAGGGAATATTCTTTGATCCTAATTCAGTGGAAGACTTGGAATTGGCTTATGAAGATGTTACCTTCCGAACAATTTCCTCACTGAAACAAGCTGTGGAAGAGCTTACAAACTCTGTTGAGGAG CTCAGCACTGAGAATAAGGTCCTCAAGAACAGACTGGCAGCTCAAAGGATTGATGTTCTGC
- the LOC123203672 gene encoding 60S ribosomal protein L26-1-like, with amino-acid sequence MKYNPRVSSSRRKSRKAHFTAPSSVRRVIMSAPLSADLRQKYNVRSMPVRKDDEVQVVRGTYKGREGKVVQVYRRKWVIHIERITREKVNGSTVNVGIKPSKVVITKLRLDKDRKSLLDRKAKGRATADKEKGTKFTTEDIMQNVD; translated from the coding sequence ATGAAGTACAATCCGCGAGTTTCGTCGTCTCGCCGCAAGAGCCGGAAGGCACACTTCACGGCTCCCTCAAGCGTGCGCCGCGTCATTATGAGTGCGCCGCTCTCCGCCGACCTCCGCCAGAAGTACAACGTCCGATCCATGCCTGTCCGCAAGGACGACGAGGTCCAGGTTGTCCGTGGAACCTACAAGGGCCGCGAGGGCAAAGTCGTCCAAGTGTACCGTCGTAAGTGGGTGATCCACATCGAGCGCATCACTCGCGAGAAGGTTAACGGTTCGACAGTGAACGTCGGAATTAAACCTTCGAAGGTTGTCATCACCAAGCTCAGACTCGACAAGGACCGCAAGTCGTTACTCGACCGCAAGGCGAAGGGACGTGCCACCGCCGATAAGGAGAAGGGGACCAAGTTCACGACGGAAGATATCATGCAGAATGTTGACTGA
- the LOC123203682 gene encoding LOW QUALITY PROTEIN: branched-chain-amino-acid aminotransferase-like protein 1 (The sequence of the model RefSeq protein was modified relative to this genomic sequence to represent the inferred CDS: substituted 1 base at 1 genomic stop codon) — protein MADQGLDPVAPPDLHLVSAFLAMEPADSLISLARACGGGSVTENVQRFIWNSFISEANGKGYVPYVKNFLKKLIVEIESNHGDVLDELYEQYAHIMTSLKDEHLAEKSKRVCKYITFLFPDGIFDLPSCPKSRKLMVPLQCSLNMLEGDTGCSIWPSSLYLSEFILSFPEIFSNKSCFEVGSGVGLVGICLAQAKAAKVILTDGDLSTLANLRSNLELNQLSNETDLSERTVEDLDVVKCIHLPWESASESEVHDFMPEIVLGADVIYDPSCLPHLVRVLSFLLNKKKSDSLTQKESSTGSIPDSKCGHEKVNNANQGKILCANGLGRCYSSLNGIDACKEAAIFTSSEGPVAYIASVIRNIDTFSCFIALAKQSNLAITDITESFRPYNLLPYMQSYERSSIRLFIVSCINXQKMEGEIEVIHLWSPPRSLSTALMYSFAQRDDMEVLDEPLYATFLRVTGVDRPYKKELLSKMESDGNKVVKEVIYGPGGKKYRFCKHIAKQRVTGLPDDLLRKGKHIILIRNPLDVMQSFGKIVHPSHKELGLTDLVSIYSELCELGKTPVIIDAADLQQDPEAALRSLCEDLDIPFQSAMLRWEAGPKQIDGLWAPQWYESVHKSTGFTPPRKYPEPFNFSHYELLEQSLPFYNMLRHHLRKSSSLLKTPLPEPDLPIPANKNLLAWVGDEILPRDDAKVSVFDSIVQGGDGVWEGLRVYNGKIFKLEEHLDRMFDSARALAFNNVPTREEIKEAIFKTLIRNGMFDNAHIRLTLTRGKKVTSGMSPGFNLYGCTLIVLPEWKPPVYDNTHGITLVTATTRRNSPNNLDSKIHHNNLLNNILAKVEGNNANAADAIMLDKDGYVSETNATNIFMVKKGCVLTPHADYCLPGITRATVMDLVVKEKLVLEERRISLSEFHTADEVWTTGTMGELSPVVKIDGRAIGDGKVGPVTRRLQNAYKQLTEESGVPIPSYHKP, from the exons ATGGCTGACCAAGGGCTTGACCCGGTGGCTCCTCCCGACCTCCATCTCGTTTCCGCCTTTCTCGCCATGGAACCAGCAGACTCTCTTATCTCCCTTGCGAG AGCATGTGGTGGTGGATCGGTGACGGAGAACGTTCAGAGGTTTATTTGGAATTCTTTTATTAGCGAAGCC AATGGAAAAGGTTATGTGCCTTATGTCAAGAACTTTTTGAAGAAACTCATTGTTGAAATTGAGTCAAACCATGGTGATGTTCTGGATGAACTATATGAACAATATGCTCACATTATGACTTCTTTGAAG GATGAACATTTGGCTGAAAAGAGTAAGAGGGTCTGTAAATacattacttttctttttccagaTG GTATTTTTGATCTACCAAGTTGTCCAAAGTCAAGGAAATTGATGGTGCCACTTCAGTGTTCCCTCAACATGCTTGAAGGAGATACAGG GTGTTCAATTTGGCCCTCCAGCCTTTACTTGTCAGAGTTTATACTTTCTTTTCCGGAAATATTCTCTAATAAATCTTGTTTTGAG GTTGGTTCAGGGGTTGGTTTGGTTGGAATTTGCCTTGCCCAAGCAAAAGCAGCAAAG GTTATCTTGACTGATGGTGACCTATCAACACTAGCCAACTTGAGGTCTAATTTGGAGTTGAACCAGTTAAGCAATGAAACTGATTTGTCTGAAAGAACTGTTGAAGATTTAGATGTG GTCAAGTGCATTCATCTGCCCTGGGAATCTGCTTCAGAAAGTGAGGTCCATGACTTTATGCCAGAGATTGT TCTGGGTGCAGATGTAATTTATGATCCATCATGCCTCCCACATCTTGTTCGAGTTTTATCATTTCtcttgaataaaaagaaatcagATTCTCTAACACAGAAAGAGAGTTCCACAGGCTCAATCCCTGATAGCAAATGTGGTCATGAAAAGGTTAACAATGCCAACCAGGGAAAAATTCTGTGTGCAAATGGCTTAGGTAGATGCTATTCTAGCCTAAATGGGATTGATGCTTGTAAAGAAGCTGCCATCTTTACATCAAGTGAAGGTCCTGTGGCTTATATCGCTTCTGTCATTCGGAATATTGACACTTTCAGTTGCTTTATTGCACTGGCAAAGCAGTCTAATCTTGCTATTACAGATATTACTGAATCATTTAGGCCCTATAATTTGCTTCCTTACATGCAATCTTATGAACGATCTAGTATTAGATTATTCATTGTATCATGCATTAATTAACA gaaaatggagGGGGAGATTGAGGTTATCCACTTATGGTCTCCTCCGAGATCACTCAGCACTGCCCTCATGTACTCCTTTGCTCAG AGGGATGACATGGAAGTGCTTGACGAACCTCTCTATGCTACTTTTCTTCGGGTGACTGGTGTTGATCGGCCGTACAAAAAGGAACTTCTATCCAAAATG GAATCTGATGGAAATAAGGTTGTAAAAGAGGTCATTTATGGTCCAGGAGGAAAGAAATATCGGTTTTGCAAg CATATAGCTAAACAACGGGTAACTGGTTTGCCGGATGATTTGTTGAGGAAAGGAAAGCACATTATATTGATACGAAATCCTCTTGACGTAATG CAATCATTTGGCAAGATTGTTCATCCATCGCATAAAGAGTTGGGTTTGACTGATCTGGTCTCCATATACAGTGAGCTCTGTGAGCTGGGAAAAACTCCGGTCATAATTGATGCAGCAGATCTTCAACAAGATCCCGAG GCCGCTTTACGCAGCCTTTGTGAAGACTTGGATATTCCTTTTCAATCTGCAATGCTAAG ATGGGAAGCTGGTCCCAAACAAATAGATGGCCTATGGGCACCACAGTGGTACGAAAGTGTACACAAGTCTACAGGCTTTACACCACCAAGAAAATATCCGGAG CCATTTAACTTCTCCCATTACGAGTTACTGGAGCAAAGTCTACCTTTTTACAACATGCTACGGCATCATCTACGAAAATCTTCATCCCTATTGAAGACTCCTTTACCAGAACCAGATCTTCCAATTCCTGCAAATAAAAATCTTCTTGCATGGGTTGGTGATGAGATTCTACCCCGTGATGATGCAAAG GTTTCTGTGTTTGACTCGATTGTCCAAGGTGGTGACGGTGTGTGGGAGGGACTCCGAGTCTACAATGGGAAGATATTTAAGCTTGAGGAGCATTTAGACAG GATGTTTGACTCAGCAAGGGCTCTAGCTTTCAACAATGTTCCAACCCGTGAAGAG ATTAAGGAAGCAATCTTCAAAACTCTCATCAGGAATGGGATGTTCGATAATGCACACATCCGGTTGACACTTACTCGTGGAAAGAAG GTTACATCTGGCATGAGCCCAGGATTTAATCTGTATGGCTGCACCTTGATTG TGCTTCCTGAATGGAAACCCCCTGTCTATGACAATACACATGGTATAACTTTGGTGACAGCAACCACACGTCGTAATTCACCAAAC aACTTGGATTCAAAGATTCACCACAATAACCTCCTTAATAATATACTTGCCAAG GTTGAGGGTAATAACGCAAATGCTGCCGATGCAATCATGCTTGACAAGGATGGTTATGTCTCTGAGACAAATGCCACAAATATT TTTATGGTGAAGAAAGGTTGTGTTCTAACACCGCATGCTGATTATTGCCTTCCTGGCATCACACGGGCAACC GTCATGGACCTTGTGGTGAAGGAAAAGCTTGTTCTAGAGGAGCGACGAATCAGCCTATCAGAGTTCCATACTGCAGACGAG GTTTGGACAACCGGAACAATGGGAGAGCTCAGTCca GTTGTGAAGATTGACGGGCGTGCAATCGGTGATGGAAAAGTTGGACCTGTTACTCGAAGATTGCAAAATGCTTACAAACAATTGACAGAAGAATCAGGAGTACCTATACCATCCTACCATAAGCCATGA